One genomic region from Salvia hispanica cultivar TCC Black 2014 chromosome 2, UniMelb_Shisp_WGS_1.0, whole genome shotgun sequence encodes:
- the LOC125203974 gene encoding uncharacterized protein LOC125203974 isoform X1, which translates to MEGGGLHFTLLTHSSKDTGYKSSYFNQTMRYCTLSESELEDCIHLDPEMSEFQGLLVKDIPIQYGVFRVGGTLFMFGGCRLEDDPIAPEPTNWLWSVSPPPPHAASPNMCWTRCPTAMNVKRYISVLVPLRDGRIFICGGTTDLESWAEIYDPVKGQFEARKLSDDIGYPMPTSCFQWTDELVVIYYHRWFYSKELFYRPSRDKLGEDKQHSKPSLLSYNLRTKEWEVIEEKLPGPLPTSDYRKKRNLVYVGCDTLFIIDSTSHWFSYNLSSKEVGKVKVEGQSKEYEDEDEELVVGAVYAGNNVSQSTGWVIYIFQDNCETCLRYSKVEVVQWKGMDYVATVLSSGLVTVGFFTNVDIIVDHEITKNEVKTNALAGKALLPKKRARESLLKEKGEEKIDDE; encoded by the exons ATGGAGGGCGGTGGATTACACTTCACTTTGCTTACCCATAGCTCCAAGGATACGGGGTATAAAAGCAGCTACTTTAATCAGACTATGCGATATTGTACTTTGAGCGAGTCGGAGTTGGAGGATTGTATTCATCTAGATCCTGAAATGTCTGAATTTCAAGGACTTTTAGTAAAAGACATTCCAATTCAATATGGAGTTTTCCGTGTCGGTGGTACCTTGTTCATGTTCGGGGGTTGCCGTTTGGAGGATGATCCCATAGCCCCGGAACCAACCAACTGGTTGTGGTCTGTGTCGCCACCACCTCCACATGCTGCTTCTCCAAATATGTGTTGGACTCGTTGCCCCACGGCTATGAATGTAAAGCGATACATCTCCGTGCTAGTCCCATTACGCGATGGCAGGATATTCATCTGTGGGGGCACTACTGATCTAGAAAGTTGGGCTGAGATCTACGACCCAGTGAAAGGCCAGTTCGAGGCTAGGAAATTATCTGATGATATTGGATATCCCATGCCAACTTCTTGCTTTCAGTGGACCGACGAACTGGTTGTGATATACTATCACAGATGGTTTTACAGCAAAGAACTATTCTACCGCCCATCGCGCGACAAGTTAGGCGAAGATAAACAGCATTCGAAGCCATCTCTCCTCTCGTACAACTTGCGGACAAAGGAGTGGGAAGTCATAGAAGAAAAGCTCCCTGGACCATTACCTACCTCAGATTACAGGAAGAAGAGGAACCTTGTCTATGTGGGGTGTGACACTCTATTCATTATCGACAGCACAAGTCATTGGTTCAGCTACAATCTGTCCTCCAAGGAGGTTGGGAAAGTCAAGGTTGAGGGTCAGAGTAAGGAGtatgaggatgaggatgaggagcTCGTGGTGGGAGCTGTCTACGCTGGCAATAATGTTAGTCAAAGTACAGGTTGGGTCATCTACATATTCCAGGACAACTGCGAGACGTGTCTTCGATATTCCAAGGTTGAAGTTGTCCAATGGAAGGGCATGGACTACGTTGCTACAGTTCTGTCCAGTGGTCTCGTAACAGTCGGTTTTTTTACCAATGTTGATAT CATTGTTGACCATGAGATCACAAAGAATGAAGTCAAGACTAATGCTCTGGCAGGCAAAG CATTGCTGCCGAAAAAGCGAGCACGAGAGTCGCTGTTGAAAGAGAAAGGAGAAGAGAAGATTGATGATGAGTGA
- the LOC125203974 gene encoding uncharacterized protein LOC125203974 isoform X2, which produces MEGGGLHFTLLTHSSKDTGYKSSYFNQTMRYCTLSESELEDCIHLDPEMSEFQGLLVKDIPIQYGVFRVGGTLFMFGGCRLEDDPIAPEPTNWLWSVSPPPPHAASPNMCWTRCPTAMNVKRYISVLVPLRDGRIFICGGTTDLESWAEIYDPVKGQFEARKLSDDIGYPMPTSCFQWTDELVVIYYHRWFYSKELFYRPSRDKLGEDKQHSKPSLLSYNLRTKEWEVIEEKLPGPLPTSDYRKKRNLVYVGCDTLFIIDSTSHWFSYNLSSKEVGKVKVEGQSKEYEDEDEELVVGAVYAGNNVSQSTGWVIYIFQDNCETCLRYSKVEVVQWKGMDYVATVLSSGLVTVGFFTNVDIIVDHEITKNEVKTNALAGKGE; this is translated from the exons ATGGAGGGCGGTGGATTACACTTCACTTTGCTTACCCATAGCTCCAAGGATACGGGGTATAAAAGCAGCTACTTTAATCAGACTATGCGATATTGTACTTTGAGCGAGTCGGAGTTGGAGGATTGTATTCATCTAGATCCTGAAATGTCTGAATTTCAAGGACTTTTAGTAAAAGACATTCCAATTCAATATGGAGTTTTCCGTGTCGGTGGTACCTTGTTCATGTTCGGGGGTTGCCGTTTGGAGGATGATCCCATAGCCCCGGAACCAACCAACTGGTTGTGGTCTGTGTCGCCACCACCTCCACATGCTGCTTCTCCAAATATGTGTTGGACTCGTTGCCCCACGGCTATGAATGTAAAGCGATACATCTCCGTGCTAGTCCCATTACGCGATGGCAGGATATTCATCTGTGGGGGCACTACTGATCTAGAAAGTTGGGCTGAGATCTACGACCCAGTGAAAGGCCAGTTCGAGGCTAGGAAATTATCTGATGATATTGGATATCCCATGCCAACTTCTTGCTTTCAGTGGACCGACGAACTGGTTGTGATATACTATCACAGATGGTTTTACAGCAAAGAACTATTCTACCGCCCATCGCGCGACAAGTTAGGCGAAGATAAACAGCATTCGAAGCCATCTCTCCTCTCGTACAACTTGCGGACAAAGGAGTGGGAAGTCATAGAAGAAAAGCTCCCTGGACCATTACCTACCTCAGATTACAGGAAGAAGAGGAACCTTGTCTATGTGGGGTGTGACACTCTATTCATTATCGACAGCACAAGTCATTGGTTCAGCTACAATCTGTCCTCCAAGGAGGTTGGGAAAGTCAAGGTTGAGGGTCAGAGTAAGGAGtatgaggatgaggatgaggagcTCGTGGTGGGAGCTGTCTACGCTGGCAATAATGTTAGTCAAAGTACAGGTTGGGTCATCTACATATTCCAGGACAACTGCGAGACGTGTCTTCGATATTCCAAGGTTGAAGTTGTCCAATGGAAGGGCATGGACTACGTTGCTACAGTTCTGTCCAGTGGTCTCGTAACAGTCGGTTTTTTTACCAATGTTGATAT CATTGTTGACCATGAGATCACAAAGAATGAAGTCAAGACTAATGCTCTGGCAGGCAAAGGTGAGTGA